Part of the Streptomyces showdoensis genome, CGCACCGGCTACACCGGCGAGGACGGCTTCGAGCTGTTCCTGAAGCCCGAGCACGCCGAGGGCGTGTGGAAGGCCCTGACCGAGGCGGGCGAGGGCGTCGGCCTGATCCCCTGCGGCCTGTCCTGCCGCGACACGCTCCGCCTGGAGGCGGGCATGCCGCTGTACGGCCACGAGCTGACCACCGCGCTGACCCCGTTCGACGCCGGGCTGGGCCGGGTCGTGAAGTTCGAGAAGACCACCAACGAGGGCCGCTTCGTCGGCCGCGAGGCGCTGGAGAAGGCCGCCGAGCGCGCCGAGTCCGCCCCGCCGCGCAAGCTGGTCGGCCTCATCGCCGAGGGCCGCCGGGTCCCGCGCGCCGGCTTCTCCGTCGTGGCGAACGGCCAGGTCATCGGCGAGGTGACCTCCGGCGCCCCGTCGCCGACCCTGGGCAAGCCGATCGCCATGGCGTACGTCGACGCGGAGTTCGCCGCGCCCGGCACCGAGGGCGTCGGCGTCGACATCCGCGGCGCGCACGAGCCGTACGAGGTCGTGGCGCTGCCGTTCTACAAGCGCCAGAAGTGACGTGAGGGACGCGAGGGGCGCCTGAGGGCGTCCTGGGGCGTGAGGAGTGACGTTTCCCTCACCCCCCGTCTCACTTCGTGTCTCACCCCGCAAGACCCACGTTCATCAGTACTCCCCCGATCCAGGAGAATCAGGTCATGAGCAACCCCCAGCAGCTGCGCTACAGCAAGGAGCACGAGTGGCTGTCGGCCGTCGAGGACGGCGTCGCCACGATCGGCATCACGGAGCACGCCGCCAACGCGCTCGGTGACATCGTCTACGTGCAGCTCCCCGAGGTCGGCGACACCGTGACCGCGGGCGAGACCTGCGGCGAGCTGGAGTCCACCAAGTCCGTCAGCGACCTGTACGCCCCGGTGACCGGCGAGGTCGTCGCGGCCAACCAGGACGTCGTCGACGACCCGTCGCTCGTGAACTCCGCTCCGTTCGAGGGTGGCTGGCTGTTCAAGGTGCGCCTCGCGGGCGAGCCGGACGACCTGCTCACCGCCGACGAGTACACCGCCTTCACCGCCGGCTAAACCGAGACCCCCTAGGGATCGATTCATGTCGCTTCTGAACACCCCTCTCCACGAGCTGGACCCGGACGTCGCCGCCGCCGTCGACGCCGAGCTCCGCCGCCAGCAGTCCACCCTCGAGATGATCGCCTCGGAGAACTTCGCTCCGGTCGCGGTCATGGAGGCCCAGGGCTCGGTCCTCACCAACAAGTACGCCGAGGGCTACCCGGGCCGCCGCTACTACGGCGGCTGCGAGCACGTCGACGTGGCCGAGCAGATCGCCATCGACCGGATCAAGGACCTGTTCGGCGCCGAGTACGCCAACGTGCAGCCCCACTCCGGCGCCTCCGCCAACCAGGCCGCCCTCTTCGCGATCGCCCAGCCGGGCGACACGATCCTCGGCCTGGACCTGGCGCACGGCGGTCACCTGACCCACGGCATGCGCCTGAACTTCTCCGGCAAGCAGTTCAACGTGGTCGCGTACCACGTCGACGAGGCCGGTCTGGTCGACATGGCCGAGGTCGAGCGCCTGGCCAAGGAGCACCGCCCCAAGGTGATCATCGCGGGCTGGTCCGCCTACCCGCGCCAGCTGGACTTCGCCGAGTTCCGCCGGATCGCCGACGAGGTCGAGGCCTACCTGTGGGTCGACATGGCCCACTTCGCGGGCCTGGTCGCCGCGGGTCTGCACCCGAACCCGGTCGAGTACGCGGACGTGGTCACCTCGACCACGCACAAGACGCTCGGCGGCCCGCGCGGCGGCATCATCCTGGCGAAGAAGGAATTCGCCAAGAAGCTGAACTCCTCGGTCTTCCCCGGCTTCCAGGGCGGCCCGCTGGAGCACGTGATCGCGGCCAAGGCCGTCTCCTTCAAGGTCGCGGCCTCGGAGGAGTTCAAGGAGCGCCAGCAGCGCACCCTGGACGGCGCCCGCATCATCGCCGAGCGCCTGGTCCGGGACGACGTCACCGAGCACGGCGTGTCCGTGCTCTCCGGCGGCACCGACGTGCACCTGCTCCTGGTCGACCTGCGCAACTCGGAGCTCGACGGCCAGCAGGCCGAGGACCGTCTCCACGAGGTGGGCATCACGGTCAACCGGAACGCCGTTCCGAACGACCCGCGCCCGCCGATGGTCACCTCCGGCCTGCGCATCGGCACGCCGGCCCTCGCCACCCGCGGCTTCCAGGCCGAGGACTTCACCGAGGTCGCCGACATCATCGCCGAGACGCTGAAGCCCGGCTTCGACGCCGAGGCGCTCAAGGCCCGGGTGACGGCGCTCGCCGACAAGCACCCGCTGTACCCCGGCCTGAAGTAGTTTCGTACCCTTTTGTTACCGGGCTCGTACGAGTCCGTTCGTACGAAACCTCCGGGGCACCGCGCACACTGGACAGTGAGCGCGGTGCCCCGGCCCGTGCTCCACCCCCTTCGTTTCTGCTCCACCCCGGCAGACAACGGCGTCTAGCCCCCACAAGGAGTTCCCCCGTGGCCATCTCGGTCTTCGACCTGTTCTCGATCGGCATCGGCCCGTCGAGCTCCCACACGGTGGGCCCCATGCGCGCGGCCCGGATGTTCGCCCGCCGCCTGAAGAACGAGGGCCTGCTCGCCCACACGGCGGCGATACGAGCGGAGCTCTACGGCTCGCTGGGCGCCACCGGCCACGGCCACGGCACCCCGAAGGCCGTCCTGCTCGGCCTGGAGGGCAACTCCCCGCGCACCGTCGACGTCGAGAAGGCCGACGACGAGTTCGAGCGGATCAAGGCGAGCGGCCGGATCAACCTGCTCGGGATGCACGAGATCCCCTTCTCCTTCGACGACGACCTGATCCTGCACCGCCGCAAGGCACTGCCGTACCACGCCAACGGCATGACGGTCTTCGCGTACGACGCCGAGGGCGCGCTCGTCCTGGAGAAGACCTACTACTCGGTCGGCGGCGGCTTCGTCGTGGACGAGGACGCGGTCGCGGGCGAGAACCCGATCGTCCCCGAGGACACCGTCCTGAAGTACCCCTTCCGCACCGGTGACGAGCTGCTCCGCCTGACCAAGGAGACCGGCCTGTCGATCTCCTCCCTGATGCTGGAGAACGAGAAGGCCTGGCGCACCGAGGACGAGATCCGCGCGGGCCTCCTGGAGATCTGGCGGGTCATGCAGGCCTGCGTGTCCCGCGGCATGTCCCGCGAGGGCATCCTGCCCGGCGGTCTGAAGGTCCGCCGCCGCGCCGCCACCTCGGCCCGCAAGCTGCGCTCCGAGGGCGACCCGGCCGCGCACGCGATGGAGTGGATCACCCTCTACGCGATGGCCGTGAACGAGGAGAACGCCGCGGGCGGCCGGGTGGTCACCGCCCCGACCAACGGCGCGGCCGGCATCATCCCCGCCGTCCTGCACTACTACATGAACTTCGGCACCGGCTCCTGCACCCCGGAGGAGAAGGAGGACGGCGTGGTCCGCTTCCTCCTCGCGGCCGGCGCGATCGGCATGCTCTTCAAGGAGAACGCCTCCATCTCCGGCGCCGAGGTCGGCTGCCAGGGCGAGGTCGGCTCGGCCTGCTCGATGGCGGCCGGCGCCCTCGCCGAGGTGCTCGGCGGCTCGCCCGAGCAGGTGGAGAACGCGGCCGAGATCGGCATGGAGCACAACCTGGGCCTCACCTGCGACCCGGTCGGCGGCCTGGTCCAGATCCCGTGCATCGAGCGCAACGGCATGGCGGCGGTCAAGGCCGTCACGGCGGCGAAGATGTCGATGCGCGGCGACGGCAGCCACATGGTCTCCCTCGACAAGGTCATCAAGACCATGAAGGAGACCGGCGCGGACATGAGCGTGAAGTACAAGGAGACGGCGCGCGGCGGCCTCGCCGTGAACATCATCGAGTGCTGATCACCGGCGGCGGCCGCCGACTCCCGGGACGGTCCGGGCCCCGTACGGGTCCGGCTCGTCCCGCAGCAGCGGCACCGGGCCGCGCAGCGCGAAGCCGCCCGGCAGGTCCAGCGGGCCGCCCTTGCGCTCCGCGAGCACGGCCCCCTGCACCGCGAGGCTCGCGTCGACCGCGCAGCTCCCCGCGTTCACCCCGGTCAGACAGGCGTCCCGGACCACGCACACGAACCCCGACACCCAGAAGACCAGGTTGAGCTCCACCTGCAGGGTGCCGAGCTTCGCGCCGTCCACGTACACGTCGATGTACGGCCGGTGCGTCGAGGTGACCCGGTGGGTCGCCAGCGCCACGACCTCCTCGCTGCCCGGCAGCTCCCGGGTCCTGCGGGCCGCCGCCTGCAGCGCCGAGTGCCCGGACCAGCCGCCCGCCACGAGGTCGAACACGTCGAGGCCGAGGAAGTCGTCCACGACCCCCGCCAGCTCGTGCTCGACCGCCCGGTCGGCGGCGGGGGTCCGGCCCCGCACCGGCGCGAGCAGCGGGCCCGCCGTGCCGTGGGCGCGCAGCGGACCGTCGAGCCTCTCCCCCGCCCCGAGCAGGAACGAGCGGACGGTCGTGGGGGCCGTCGTGGGCATGGTGGTGGTCATCGGTCCTCCTCGTCGAGCGTCTGCCGGCCCGGGTCCGGGTGCGGGTCGAGCCGGGTCGAGTGGGTCGGCGGCTCGCCGGGCGCCCGCGCCTCGGTCAGATCGGCACTGCCGGTGACCGGACGGAGCCGGGCCTTCACATGACCGCGGACCCAGCGGGGACCGCGGTGCAGCCGCCCGAAGTACGCGCCGGCGGCGACGGCCACGGCGAGCACGCCGCCGAGCGAGGCGGGTCCGACGATCCAGCCGACGGGGGTGGCGGACCCTCCGCTGTCACCGCCGGTGGTGCCGCCGGTGTTCTGGTTCCCGCCGTTGTCGGTGCCGCCGGTGTTCTGGTTCCCACCGTTGTCGGTACCGCCACCGTTCTGGTTCCCACCGTTGTCGGTACCGCCACCGTTCTGGTTCCCACCGTTGTCGGTGCCCCCGCCGTTCTGGTCACCACCGTTGTCGGTGCCACCGTTGTCGGTACCGCCGTTGTCGGTACCGCCGTTATCGGTACCGCCGTTGTCGGTACCGCCGTTATCGGTGCCCCCGCCGTTCTGGTCACCACCGTTGTCGGTGCCCCCGTTCTGGTTCCCGCCGTTGTGATCGCCGCCGTTCTCGTTCCCGCCGTTCTGGTCGGTGCCACCGTTCTGGTTCCCGCCGTTCTCGGTCGGACCGGCCTTCACCGTGAACGGCGCGTCCGCGTACTGCTCCGCGTCGGCCGTGCACGCGGCCCGCACCGTGTGGGCGCCCGGCTGGGCGTCGGCCGGGATCGTGATCCCGGTGCTGAAGGTGCCGTCCGTGACCGTCGCGGGGGTGAGCACCCCGCCGTCGTCCCAATCGAGCTCGACGTCCGGGCAGGTGAAGCCGGTGCCGTCGGCCTGTGCGGGCTTCCCCTTCTCGCCCTCCTTGGGGTCGAGTGCGAGGGCCGGGTGCGCGGCCGTCTTCTCCGTCACGGTGAAGGGGGCACTCGCCTTGATGTTCGGGTAGCCGACGCAGACGGCCGTGATCTGGTACGTGCCCGGCGGGGTGCCCTCGAAGACCTCCGCCTGCTGGCTGAAGCTGCCCTCGTCCGCGCTGACGTCGATGCGGTGGTCCACGAGCTTCTTCTCCCCCGCGTACAGCTCGACGTCGTCGGCGTAGCACTTGCCGAAGCCCGAGCCGCTCACGGTGAACTGCGTCTTGGGCGGCCCCTCGGACTTGTCCAGGCTGATCGTGGCGGTCTTCAGGCTCTCCGCGGGGTTGGTGGTGTCGCCGGGGCCGGGGCCGGCGCCGGTCACCGTGAAGGTGGCCGCGGCGTAGTAGTAGTCACCGCCGGAGTCGACGAGCGGCTTGCAGTTCGCCGCGATCTTGTGGCCACCGGGAGTGGCGTCCGCGGGCACCGCGATGGTGCCGGAGATCTGGGGCAGGTTCGCCGTGCCCGGCACCCCGTGCCCGCCGTCGAAGGTGATGGTCACCGGGCTGCAGGACGAGAAGCCGTCACCGTGGACCTGGACGCTCGTACCGGGCGGCCCGGTGTTCGGCGCCAGCGTGAGGGAGGCCGCCACCGCTTGC contains:
- the gcvH gene encoding glycine cleavage system protein GcvH, giving the protein MSNPQQLRYSKEHEWLSAVEDGVATIGITEHAANALGDIVYVQLPEVGDTVTAGETCGELESTKSVSDLYAPVTGEVVAANQDVVDDPSLVNSAPFEGGWLFKVRLAGEPDDLLTADEYTAFTAG
- the glyA gene encoding serine hydroxymethyltransferase, with product MSLLNTPLHELDPDVAAAVDAELRRQQSTLEMIASENFAPVAVMEAQGSVLTNKYAEGYPGRRYYGGCEHVDVAEQIAIDRIKDLFGAEYANVQPHSGASANQAALFAIAQPGDTILGLDLAHGGHLTHGMRLNFSGKQFNVVAYHVDEAGLVDMAEVERLAKEHRPKVIIAGWSAYPRQLDFAEFRRIADEVEAYLWVDMAHFAGLVAAGLHPNPVEYADVVTSTTHKTLGGPRGGIILAKKEFAKKLNSSVFPGFQGGPLEHVIAAKAVSFKVAASEEFKERQQRTLDGARIIAERLVRDDVTEHGVSVLSGGTDVHLLLVDLRNSELDGQQAEDRLHEVGITVNRNAVPNDPRPPMVTSGLRIGTPALATRGFQAEDFTEVADIIAETLKPGFDAEALKARVTALADKHPLYPGLK
- a CDS encoding L-serine ammonia-lyase → MAISVFDLFSIGIGPSSSHTVGPMRAARMFARRLKNEGLLAHTAAIRAELYGSLGATGHGHGTPKAVLLGLEGNSPRTVDVEKADDEFERIKASGRINLLGMHEIPFSFDDDLILHRRKALPYHANGMTVFAYDAEGALVLEKTYYSVGGGFVVDEDAVAGENPIVPEDTVLKYPFRTGDELLRLTKETGLSISSLMLENEKAWRTEDEIRAGLLEIWRVMQACVSRGMSREGILPGGLKVRRRAATSARKLRSEGDPAAHAMEWITLYAMAVNEENAAGGRVVTAPTNGAAGIIPAVLHYYMNFGTGSCTPEEKEDGVVRFLLAAGAIGMLFKENASISGAEVGCQGEVGSACSMAAGALAEVLGGSPEQVENAAEIGMEHNLGLTCDPVGGLVQIPCIERNGMAAVKAVTAAKMSMRGDGSHMVSLDKVIKTMKETGADMSVKYKETARGGLAVNIIEC